A single genomic interval of Shewanella halotolerans harbors:
- the rpsA gene encoding 30S ribosomal protein S1, which yields MTESFADLFEQSLQQLEFRPGSIVRGTVVSIQNGMVLVDAGLKSESPIPADQFKNAQGVLEIAVGDEVDVALDSVEDGFGETQLSREKAKRHEAWIVLEKAYEDAETVIGVINGKVKGGFTVELNGIRAFLPGSLVDVRPVRDTAHLENKELEFKVIKLDQKRNNVVVSRRAVIESESSAERDALLENLQEGQAVKGIVKNLTDYGAFVDLGGVDGLLHITDMAWKRVKHPSEIVNVGDEINVKVLKYDRERTRVSLGLKQLGEDPWLEISKRYPENTKLTGRVTNLTDYGCFVEIEEGVEGLVHVSEMDWTNKNIHPSKVVNLGDEVEVLVLDIDEERRRISLGLKQCKTNPWDDFAERYAKGDKVTGKIKSITDFGIFIGLDGGIDGLVHLSDISWNGTGEEAVSDYKKGDEISAVVLSVDPERERISLGVKQTEDDPFNAYLADKKKGAIVTGTVTAVDAKGVTIELAETVEGYLRVSDISRERIEDASTVYSVGDTVESKFMGVDRKNRSISLSIRAKDEADEKEAMANLNKQDDVAMSNAMAEAFKAARK from the coding sequence ATGACTGAATCTTTTGCTGATCTATTTGAACAATCCCTTCAACAACTTGAGTTCCGTCCAGGTTCTATCGTTCGTGGTACTGTAGTATCAATCCAGAACGGTATGGTACTGGTTGACGCTGGCCTTAAGTCTGAAAGCCCAATCCCAGCTGACCAATTCAAAAACGCTCAAGGCGTTCTAGAAATCGCTGTTGGTGATGAAGTTGACGTAGCCCTTGACTCTGTTGAAGATGGTTTCGGTGAAACTCAACTTTCTCGTGAGAAAGCTAAGCGCCACGAAGCTTGGATCGTTCTAGAAAAAGCTTACGAAGATGCTGAAACTGTAATCGGTGTCATCAATGGTAAGGTTAAAGGCGGTTTCACCGTTGAACTAAACGGTATCCGTGCATTCCTACCAGGTTCTCTAGTTGACGTTCGCCCAGTTCGCGACACTGCTCACCTAGAAAACAAAGAACTAGAATTCAAGGTTATCAAGCTAGACCAGAAGCGTAACAACGTTGTTGTTTCTCGTCGTGCTGTTATCGAATCTGAAAGCAGTGCAGAGCGTGATGCGCTACTTGAAAACCTACAAGAAGGTCAAGCAGTTAAGGGTATCGTTAAGAACCTGACTGACTACGGTGCATTCGTTGACCTAGGTGGCGTTGACGGTCTTCTACATATCACAGATATGGCTTGGAAGCGCGTTAAGCACCCATCTGAAATCGTAAACGTTGGCGACGAAATCAACGTTAAAGTACTTAAGTACGATCGTGAGCGCACTCGTGTTTCACTAGGTCTTAAGCAACTTGGCGAAGACCCATGGTTAGAAATCAGCAAGCGCTACCCAGAAAACACTAAGTTGACTGGTCGCGTAACTAACCTAACTGACTACGGCTGCTTCGTTGAAATCGAAGAAGGTGTTGAAGGTCTGGTACACGTTTCTGAAATGGATTGGACTAACAAGAACATTCACCCATCTAAGGTTGTTAACCTAGGTGATGAAGTTGAAGTTCTAGTTCTGGACATCGATGAAGAGCGTCGTCGTATTTCTCTAGGTCTGAAGCAATGTAAGACTAACCCATGGGATGATTTCGCAGAGCGTTACGCGAAAGGCGACAAGGTTACTGGTAAGATCAAGTCTATCACTGACTTCGGTATCTTCATCGGTCTAGACGGCGGCATCGACGGTCTGGTTCACCTGTCTGACATCTCTTGGAATGGTACTGGCGAAGAAGCCGTATCTGACTACAAGAAAGGCGACGAAATCAGCGCAGTTGTACTGTCAGTTGACCCAGAGCGTGAGCGTATCAGCCTAGGCGTTAAGCAGACTGAAGACGATCCATTCAACGCTTATCTTGCAGATAAGAAGAAAGGTGCTATCGTAACTGGTACTGTTACTGCAGTAGACGCGAAAGGCGTTACTATCGAGTTGGCTGAAACTGTAGAAGGTTACCTACGTGTTTCTGACATCTCTCGTGAGCGCATCGAAGATGCATCTACTGTATACTCAGTAGGTGACACTGTTGAATCTAAGTTCATGGGTGTTGATCGCAAGAACCGTTCTATCAGCCTGTCTATCCGTGCGAAAGACGAAGCTGATGAGAAGGAAGCGATGGCTAACTTGAACAAGCAAGATGACGTTGCAATGAGCAATGCCATGGCTGAAGCGTTCAAAGCGGCTCGCAAATAA
- the ubiG gene encoding bifunctional 2-polyprenyl-6-hydroxyphenol methylase/3-demethylubiquinol 3-O-methyltransferase UbiG, producing the protein MGIIATSFIPFRGLSVSNLSETNFSETNNANVDPQEIAKFEKMAATWWDPEGEFKPIHKLNPLRLNYIDQAVEGLFGKRVLDVGCGGGILSESMARLGAKVDGLDMGAEPLDVAKLHALEMGVEINYIQDTAEHHRDSHQGQYDVVTCMEMLEHVPDPASVIKACSDMVKPGGYVFFSTINRNIRAYVETVIGAEYLLKMLPVGTHDHKKYIKPAELIGMADAVDLECVDATGITYNPLTEIFRYTKSLDVNYMIATVKQDD; encoded by the coding sequence ATGGGTATAATAGCTACATCATTTATTCCCTTCAGAGGACTCTCCGTGTCTAACCTATCTGAGACAAATTTTTCTGAGACTAATAATGCCAATGTCGATCCACAAGAAATCGCTAAGTTTGAGAAGATGGCTGCCACTTGGTGGGATCCCGAAGGAGAATTTAAACCCATCCATAAGCTCAATCCCCTGAGACTCAACTATATCGATCAAGCCGTCGAAGGCCTGTTTGGTAAGCGTGTGCTGGATGTCGGCTGTGGCGGCGGTATTCTCTCTGAGAGCATGGCACGTCTTGGCGCCAAGGTAGATGGTTTAGACATGGGCGCCGAGCCCCTCGATGTCGCGAAACTTCACGCCTTAGAGATGGGTGTCGAGATAAACTATATCCAGGACACGGCGGAGCATCACAGAGATAGTCATCAGGGCCAGTATGATGTGGTCACCTGTATGGAGATGCTCGAGCATGTGCCCGACCCTGCCTCTGTTATCAAGGCCTGTAGCGACATGGTTAAGCCTGGCGGCTATGTGTTCTTCTCGACCATCAACCGCAACATCAGAGCCTATGTAGAGACAGTGATTGGCGCCGAGTACCTGCTTAAGATGCTACCAGTAGGCACACACGATCATAAGAAGTACATCAAACCTGCCGAACTTATTGGCATGGCGGATGCGGTAGATCTTGAGTGCGTCGATGCGACCGGCATCACCTACAATCCGCTGACGGAAATTTTCCGCTACACCAAGTCGCTAGATGTCAACTATATGATCGCCACGGTTAAGCAGGATGACTGA
- the aroA gene encoding 3-phosphoshikimate 1-carboxyvinyltransferase → MKQLRLDPISKVHGTVNIPGSKSISNRALLLATLAEGKTRLTNLLDSDDIRHMLTALKQLGVNYQLSDNNRVCELDGLGGVINSDTAQTLFLGNAGTAMRPLCAALTLGQGEFTLTGEPRMEERPIGDLVDALNTLGADIRYLKQPGFPPLTINATGLNGGDVEIAGDLSSQFLTALLMVTPLAKDQVNIKIKGELVSKPYIDITIALMAQFGVTVINHDYQRFEIPAGQKYVSPGTVLVEGDASSASYFLAAGAIQGGEVKVTGVGLKSIQGDVKFADVLEAMGAQIEWGDDFIIARSAPLHGVDLDMNHIPDAAMTIATTALFATGTTTLRNIYNWRIKETDRLAAMATELRKVGAEVEEGHDYIRVTAPAQLNTAEIDTYNDHRMAMCFSLMAFADCGITINDPDCTSKTFPDYFAQFAALAQ, encoded by the coding sequence ATGAAACAACTACGACTCGATCCCATATCTAAGGTTCATGGTACCGTGAATATTCCCGGTTCTAAGAGTATCTCTAACCGCGCTCTGTTATTGGCGACCTTAGCTGAAGGGAAAACCCGACTGACCAATCTGCTCGATTCTGACGACATTCGTCACATGCTTACTGCCCTCAAGCAGCTCGGGGTTAACTATCAATTATCTGACAATAACCGGGTTTGCGAACTCGATGGATTGGGCGGCGTAATTAATAGCGACACAGCCCAGACACTGTTTCTGGGTAATGCCGGCACGGCGATGCGCCCCTTATGTGCTGCGCTGACTTTAGGTCAGGGCGAATTTACCTTAACGGGCGAGCCGCGAATGGAGGAGCGTCCCATAGGTGATCTGGTCGATGCCCTAAACACACTTGGTGCCGATATACGCTACCTGAAACAGCCCGGCTTTCCGCCGCTAACCATCAATGCCACCGGACTCAATGGCGGCGATGTTGAGATCGCTGGTGACCTGTCCAGCCAGTTTTTAACCGCGCTGCTGATGGTGACGCCACTGGCTAAGGATCAGGTGAATATCAAGATTAAAGGCGAGCTGGTCTCCAAACCATATATCGACATCACTATCGCGTTGATGGCGCAGTTTGGCGTGACGGTTATTAATCACGACTATCAGCGCTTCGAGATTCCTGCAGGCCAGAAATATGTCTCCCCCGGTACTGTGCTGGTTGAAGGCGACGCCTCATCGGCCTCATACTTCCTGGCAGCTGGAGCCATTCAAGGCGGTGAGGTTAAAGTCACCGGTGTTGGACTGAAAAGTATTCAAGGGGATGTTAAGTTTGCCGACGTCCTCGAAGCCATGGGCGCACAGATAGAGTGGGGCGACGATTTCATCATCGCCAGAAGTGCGCCGCTACATGGGGTGGATCTCGACATGAACCATATCCCGGATGCTGCCATGACCATAGCGACCACGGCGCTGTTTGCCACAGGCACCACGACGCTGCGTAATATCTACAACTGGCGTATCAAGGAGACAGACCGTCTCGCTGCCATGGCCACCGAGCTGCGTAAAGTTGGCGCCGAGGTAGAAGAGGGCCATGATTATATTCGCGTCACGGCGCCGGCTCAGTTAAATACGGCCGAAATCGATACTTATAACGATCATCGCATGGCCATGTGTTTCTCACTGATGGCCTTTGCCGATTGTGGCATAACCATTAACGATCCCGATTGTACCTCCAAGACCTTCCCCGACTACTTCGCCCAGTTTGCGGCGCTTGCCCAGTAG
- the serC gene encoding 3-phosphoserine/phosphohydroxythreonine transaminase, with translation MSATYNFCAGPAMLPQPVMQKAQEELLDWNGQGVSVMEISHRSKEFIALTEQAEADIRDLMNIPSNYHVLFMHGGGRGQFAAVVNNFLGQQGKALYLVDGSWSSAAVEEAKKLAGDAQIDTLNIVEKVNGISRIVVPDLNEIKQDYRYLHYCPNETVDGIEIFEEINSPWPIVADMSSNIMSREIDVSRYGLIYAGAQKNIGPSGLSIVIVRDDLLAYPQLTQASIMDYRLAVKHDSMFNTPPTFAWYLAAEVFKWLKAQGGVAEVAKVNDRKAETLYAYIDSGDFYENRVAVANRSKMNVTFYLKDESLNEQFLAEAKAAGLVALKGHRSVGGMRASLYNAMPLVGVEALVSFMKAFAEKHAA, from the coding sequence GTGAGCGCGACATATAATTTCTGTGCAGGGCCGGCCATGTTACCTCAGCCCGTGATGCAAAAAGCACAAGAGGAGTTATTGGATTGGAACGGGCAAGGTGTCTCCGTAATGGAGATCAGCCATCGTAGTAAAGAGTTTATCGCGCTTACCGAGCAGGCCGAGGCCGACATCAGAGACTTGATGAATATTCCCAGCAACTACCATGTACTCTTTATGCATGGTGGTGGCCGCGGACAGTTCGCCGCAGTTGTGAATAATTTTTTGGGTCAACAGGGTAAGGCCCTCTATCTGGTCGATGGCAGTTGGTCATCTGCCGCGGTTGAAGAAGCCAAAAAATTGGCCGGCGACGCCCAGATAGATACGTTAAACATTGTCGAAAAAGTCAATGGTATCAGCCGTATCGTTGTGCCAGATCTTAATGAGATTAAACAAGATTATCGTTACCTGCACTACTGCCCAAATGAGACGGTAGATGGCATCGAAATTTTTGAAGAGATTAATTCACCTTGGCCGATCGTTGCCGACATGTCATCAAACATCATGTCGCGCGAGATAGATGTCAGCCGTTATGGACTCATCTATGCCGGCGCCCAGAAGAATATCGGACCATCGGGCTTAAGCATCGTCATCGTTCGTGACGATTTACTTGCGTATCCGCAGCTCACCCAGGCATCTATCATGGACTATCGCCTGGCCGTAAAACATGACTCCATGTTCAATACGCCGCCGACCTTTGCCTGGTATCTGGCTGCAGAAGTCTTCAAATGGCTCAAGGCACAGGGTGGCGTGGCAGAGGTTGCCAAGGTCAATGATCGTAAGGCCGAGACGCTCTATGCCTATATCGACAGCGGCGATTTCTATGAAAACCGCGTCGCGGTTGCTAACCGCTCGAAGATGAACGTGACCTTCTATCTGAAAGATGAGTCGTTGAATGAGCAGTTTTTGGCAGAAGCTAAGGCCGCTGGCTTAGTGGCGCTAAAAGGTCATCGCAGTGTCGGCGGTATGCGCGCCAGCCTCTACAACGCCATGCCATTAGTGGGTGTCGAGGCCTTGGTGAGCTTCATGAAAGCCTTCGCCGAAAAACACGCGGCCTAA
- a CDS encoding amino acid aminotransferase gives MFENLSPMPADPILGLMTKFREDPHANKVDLGVGVYKDEAGNTPILACVKRAEQHRIDTEATKVYIGPTGSPAFNQLMGELAFGQDNPALLADRIRTVSTPGGTGALRVAADFIKRVNPNSVIWVSDPTWANHTGLFEAAGIKVKTYPYYDYQNKTLKFDEMLAALSQIGADDVVLFHACCHNPSGMDLTNEQWDQVIALTKQQGFTPLIDMAYQGFGDGVDEDAYGVRQMAANVDDMILCSSCSKNFGLYRERIGACSIVGKDSHSANVAYSVLLYVVRCIYSMPPAHGAAIVETILGSSELKQQWLDELKVMRDRINGNRAMLVNKLIEKGVTRDFSFIAKQKGMFSFLGVTPEQVAKLQADHSIYMVDSSRISIAGIGEGNVDYLAESIAKVL, from the coding sequence ATGTTCGAGAATCTTTCCCCTATGCCCGCCGATCCTATCCTAGGGCTAATGACAAAATTCCGTGAAGATCCCCATGCAAACAAGGTGGATCTAGGCGTAGGTGTATACAAGGATGAAGCGGGAAACACCCCGATTTTAGCCTGTGTCAAACGCGCCGAGCAGCACCGTATCGACACAGAGGCAACCAAAGTTTACATAGGCCCAACAGGTTCTCCTGCCTTTAACCAACTGATGGGCGAACTAGCGTTTGGCCAGGACAACCCAGCACTGCTAGCCGATCGCATTCGCACCGTATCGACTCCGGGCGGTACGGGCGCCCTGCGCGTCGCGGCCGATTTCATCAAGCGTGTTAACCCAAATAGTGTGATCTGGGTGAGCGACCCCACCTGGGCCAACCATACGGGTCTGTTTGAAGCCGCCGGAATTAAGGTCAAGACCTACCCTTACTACGACTATCAAAACAAGACTCTGAAATTTGACGAGATGCTGGCAGCCCTTTCCCAGATTGGCGCCGATGATGTGGTCTTGTTCCACGCCTGTTGTCATAACCCAAGCGGCATGGACCTCACTAACGAGCAGTGGGATCAGGTGATCGCGCTGACCAAGCAACAGGGGTTCACCCCGCTCATCGACATGGCCTATCAAGGCTTTGGCGATGGTGTCGATGAAGATGCCTATGGTGTGCGTCAAATGGCCGCTAACGTCGATGACATGATCCTGTGTAGCTCTTGTTCGAAAAACTTCGGCCTTTATCGTGAGCGTATCGGCGCCTGTTCTATCGTCGGCAAAGACAGTCATTCGGCCAATGTGGCCTATTCGGTGCTGCTCTATGTGGTGCGCTGCATCTACTCTATGCCGCCGGCCCATGGCGCCGCCATCGTCGAGACGATTCTGGGATCGAGTGAGCTTAAGCAGCAATGGCTAGATGAGTTGAAGGTCATGCGCGATCGCATTAACGGCAACCGCGCCATGCTGGTCAATAAGCTGATCGAAAAAGGTGTCACCCGAGACTTTAGCTTTATCGCCAAGCAGAAAGGCATGTTCTCCTTCCTCGGCGTTACCCCAGAGCAAGTCGCTAAGCTTCAGGCGGATCACAGCATCTACATGGTCGATTCTAGCCGCATCAGCATCGCAGGTATTGGTGAAGGCAATGTCGATTATCTGGCGGAGTCTATCGCCAAGGTGTTGTAA
- a CDS encoding HAD family hydrolase, whose product MIDGKRTATRPIKGVLFDLDGTLVDTAPDLVLALNLALKDFGLPSQRLEDIRFAASHGSLALVNAAQPHLNDEEKAAIQQALLEHYHNVNGQEAKLFDGMSALLEHLSEQRIPFGVVTNKAARFARPLLHRLALANKMPAIISGDSTTQSKPHPAPMRLAASQIGVSCQGILYLGDAKRDLEAARNSDMLGGIAHWGYIGNNDQAHLWPHDFGFDTPVSVLELLRQG is encoded by the coding sequence ATGATTGATGGTAAGCGAACTGCCACTAGACCAATAAAAGGTGTGCTGTTTGATCTCGATGGCACCCTAGTGGATACGGCGCCAGATCTCGTGCTGGCGCTTAACTTGGCGCTAAAAGACTTTGGGCTGCCGAGCCAACGACTGGAAGATATTCGCTTTGCCGCTTCCCATGGCAGCCTGGCGTTAGTTAACGCCGCCCAGCCTCATCTTAATGATGAGGAAAAAGCGGCCATCCAGCAGGCGCTGCTTGAGCACTACCATAATGTTAACGGCCAAGAGGCCAAGCTTTTCGATGGCATGAGTGCCCTGCTCGAGCACCTTAGCGAGCAACGCATTCCCTTTGGGGTCGTCACCAATAAGGCGGCGCGCTTTGCGCGGCCTTTGCTGCACAGGCTTGCCTTAGCCAACAAGATGCCAGCCATCATCAGCGGCGACTCCACCACCCAGAGTAAACCCCATCCGGCGCCTATGCGTTTGGCAGCGTCGCAAATTGGCGTCAGCTGCCAGGGAATTCTCTACCTAGGTGATGCTAAGCGCGACCTCGAAGCGGCCCGCAATAGCGACATGCTGGGGGGCATTGCCCATTGGGGTTATATTGGAAACAATGATCAGGCGCACCTCTGGCCCCACGACTTTGGCTTCGACACCCCGGTATCCGTGCTTGAACTCCTAAGACAGGGCTAA
- the ihfB gene encoding integration host factor subunit beta, which yields MTKSELIEKLATRQSQLSAKEVESAIKEMLEQMATTLEGGDRIEIRGFGSFSLHYRAPRTGRNPKTGTSVELEGKYVPHFKPGKELRERVDAINS from the coding sequence ATGACTAAATCCGAACTGATCGAAAAACTTGCCACTAGGCAGTCGCAGCTGTCGGCAAAAGAAGTAGAAAGCGCTATTAAAGAGATGTTGGAGCAGATGGCAACGACATTGGAAGGCGGTGACCGTATCGAGATCCGTGGCTTTGGTAGTTTTTCCCTTCATTATCGTGCACCACGTACAGGCCGTAATCCTAAGACTGGGACTTCAGTTGAGCTGGAAGGCAAGTATGTACCGCACTTTAAGCCTGGCAAAGAACTGCGTGAGCGCGTTGATGCTATCAACTCGTAA
- the gyrA gene encoding DNA topoisomerase (ATP-hydrolyzing) subunit A — MTDLASSITPINIEDELKNSYLDYAMSVIVGRALPDVRDGLKPVHRRVLFAMNELKNDWNKPYKKSARVVGDVIGKYHPHGDSAVYDTIVRMAQPFSMRYTLVDGQGNFGSVDGDAAAAMRYTEIRMDKLAHQLLADLEKETVDYVPNYDGTEQIPAVLPTRIPALLVNGSSGIAVGMATNIPPHNLSEVISGCLALIDEPSLSIEQLMEHIPGPDFPTAAIVNGRKGIEDAYKTGRGKAVMRARATVETEDNGRERIIVTEIPYQVNKARLIEKIAELVKDKKIEGISGLRDESDKDGMRIVIEVKRGEVGEVILNNLYAQTQLQTSFGINMVALTNGQPKLFNLKEMLECFILHRREVVTRRTVFELRKARERAHILEALAIALANIDPIIALIKASPTPAEAKTKLVSQGWALGNVQGMLEKAGDDAARPEWLSAEFGIRDGLYYLTEQQAQAILDLRLHKLTGLEHEKILSEYEELLELIAALLYILRSPERLMEVIKEELQEVLEVFGDERRTELNASAVDISLEDLINEEDVVVTLSHLGYAKYQPLSDYQAQRRGGKGKAATKVKDEDFVEKLLVANTHDTILCFSDFGKMYWLKVYQLPLASRQARGRPIINLLPLAEGERITAILPVREYDADKYVIMATSHGTVKKTSLDQYSRPRANGIIAVNLKDGDQLIGVDITNGDNEVMLFSNEGKVVRFSEDQVRGMGRTATGVRGIKLEDGQSVVSLIVPKNDGAILTVTENGYGKRTELDEYPAKSRATKGVVSIKVSERNGAVVGAVQVLENDEIMLISDKGTLVRTPASGVSTIGRNTQGVTIIRTATDETVVGLQRIDEIQDEQEFDEEGNPIITDTVDEQQVEGEAPEAEPDVEPNE; from the coding sequence ATGACTGATCTGGCTTCATCTATAACACCAATTAATATTGAAGACGAATTAAAGAATTCATATTTGGATTACGCCATGAGCGTGATCGTGGGCCGTGCGTTACCCGATGTACGTGACGGTCTAAAGCCGGTTCATCGCCGCGTATTATTCGCGATGAACGAGTTGAAGAACGATTGGAACAAACCTTATAAGAAGTCGGCGCGTGTCGTCGGTGACGTTATCGGTAAATATCACCCGCACGGTGACTCAGCGGTTTACGACACCATCGTTCGTATGGCGCAGCCATTCTCTATGCGCTACACCTTGGTCGATGGTCAGGGTAACTTTGGTTCGGTCGATGGTGACGCGGCAGCGGCCATGCGTTATACCGAAATTCGTATGGACAAGCTGGCGCATCAACTGCTGGCTGACCTAGAGAAAGAAACCGTCGACTACGTACCTAACTATGATGGTACAGAGCAGATCCCGGCGGTACTGCCAACCCGTATTCCGGCCCTGCTGGTGAATGGTTCATCGGGTATCGCCGTAGGTATGGCGACCAACATTCCTCCTCACAACCTGTCAGAAGTGATCTCCGGCTGTTTGGCACTGATCGATGAGCCTAGTCTCTCTATCGAGCAGCTGATGGAACATATTCCAGGACCAGATTTCCCAACGGCGGCGATCGTCAACGGCCGTAAGGGTATCGAAGATGCCTATAAGACGGGTCGTGGTAAGGCGGTCATGCGTGCCCGCGCAACCGTTGAGACTGAAGACAACGGTCGTGAGCGCATTATCGTTACCGAGATCCCTTATCAGGTAAACAAGGCTCGTCTGATCGAGAAGATCGCCGAGCTGGTAAAAGATAAGAAGATCGAAGGCATCAGCGGACTGCGCGACGAGTCAGACAAAGACGGTATGCGTATCGTTATCGAAGTAAAACGCGGCGAAGTGGGTGAGGTGATCCTCAACAACCTTTACGCCCAGACTCAGCTGCAAACCTCTTTCGGTATCAACATGGTGGCCCTGACCAATGGTCAGCCTAAGCTGTTCAACCTTAAAGAGATGCTCGAGTGCTTCATCCTTCACCGTCGTGAAGTGGTGACCCGTCGTACCGTATTCGAACTGCGTAAGGCACGCGAACGTGCTCATATCCTTGAAGCACTGGCGATTGCTCTTGCTAACATCGACCCTATAATTGCGCTTATCAAGGCATCGCCAACACCGGCCGAAGCCAAGACTAAGCTGGTTTCTCAAGGCTGGGCCCTTGGCAATGTACAAGGCATGCTGGAGAAGGCCGGTGATGATGCGGCGCGTCCAGAGTGGTTGTCGGCAGAGTTCGGTATTCGTGATGGTCTCTACTACCTGACTGAGCAACAGGCTCAGGCGATTCTGGATCTGCGTCTGCACAAGCTGACCGGTCTGGAACATGAGAAGATCCTAAGCGAATATGAAGAGCTGCTAGAGCTGATCGCAGCTCTGCTATATATCCTCCGCAGCCCTGAGCGTCTGATGGAAGTGATTAAAGAAGAGCTTCAGGAAGTGCTAGAAGTGTTTGGCGATGAACGTCGTACCGAGCTTAACGCCTCTGCGGTCGATATCAGCCTTGAAGATCTGATCAACGAAGAAGATGTGGTAGTGACCCTGTCGCATCTGGGTTACGCCAAGTATCAGCCTTTGAGCGATTACCAGGCCCAGCGCCGTGGTGGTAAGGGTAAGGCCGCGACAAAGGTGAAGGATGAAGATTTCGTCGAGAAACTGCTGGTCGCCAACACCCACGATACCATCTTGTGTTTCTCTGACTTCGGTAAGATGTACTGGCTCAAGGTGTACCAACTGCCGCTGGCAAGCCGTCAGGCCCGTGGTCGTCCTATCATCAACCTGCTGCCGCTGGCGGAAGGTGAGCGTATCACCGCTATCTTGCCGGTGCGTGAATATGACGCCGACAAGTATGTGATCATGGCGACTTCTCACGGCACCGTGAAGAAGACTTCGCTGGATCAATACTCTCGTCCAAGAGCCAACGGTATCATCGCCGTTAACCTGAAAGATGGCGATCAGCTGATCGGCGTCGACATCACCAACGGTGACAACGAGGTGATGCTCTTCTCTAACGAAGGTAAGGTAGTTCGCTTTAGCGAAGACCAGGTTCGTGGCATGGGCCGCACCGCTACAGGTGTTCGCGGTATCAAGCTCGAAGATGGCCAGAGTGTAGTCTCTCTCATCGTACCTAAGAACGACGGTGCAATCCTGACCGTTACTGAGAACGGTTATGGTAAGCGTACCGAGTTGGATGAATACCCAGCTAAGAGCCGCGCGACCAAGGGTGTAGTATCGATCAAGGTGAGCGAGCGTAATGGCGCTGTCGTCGGAGCGGTACAAGTACTCGAAAACGATGAGATCATGTTGATCAGCGACAAGGGTACCCTGGTTCGTACACCGGCATCTGGTGTGTCGACTATTGGTCGTAACACTCAAGGTGTGACCATTATCCGTACGGCTACCGACGAGACGGTCGTTGGGCTGCAGCGTATCGATGAGATCCAGGATGAACAGGAGTTTGACGAAGAGGGCAACCCTATCATCACGGATACTGTCGATGAGCAGCAAGTCGAAGGCGAAGCGCCCGAGGCCGAGCCAGACGTTGAGCCAAATGAATAA
- the cmk gene encoding (d)CMP kinase, with protein sequence MSQRAPIVTIDGPSGAGKGTISQILASRLGWKLLDSGAIYRVLALAAIHHNVELDNEASLALLAAHLDVQFITANGNGIKVVLEGEDVSHAIRSQECSNAASKVAAFPRVREALLRRQRAFAEAPGLIADGRDMGTVVFPTTPAKLYLTASAEERAQRRYNQLQDKGFDVNIDRLLAEVVERDERDMNRPVAPLVPAEDALVIDTTGIGIDEVVELALAHIKEKLPDLVL encoded by the coding sequence ATGTCACAACGGGCTCCCATCGTCACTATTGACGGCCCAAGCGGTGCAGGTAAAGGCACTATTAGTCAGATACTTGCTTCGCGTTTAGGATGGAAGCTGCTTGATAGCGGTGCCATATATCGTGTCTTGGCCCTCGCGGCAATTCACCATAACGTCGAGTTAGACAACGAAGCCTCGCTGGCCCTGTTAGCCGCGCATTTAGATGTGCAATTCATTACGGCTAATGGCAATGGCATTAAAGTGGTCCTGGAAGGCGAGGATGTATCCCACGCCATCCGTAGCCAAGAGTGCTCTAATGCAGCCTCAAAAGTCGCGGCTTTTCCCCGCGTACGTGAGGCGCTTCTTCGTCGTCAGCGCGCCTTTGCCGAGGCGCCAGGTTTGATCGCTGATGGTCGCGACATGGGCACGGTCGTTTTTCCTACAACTCCAGCTAAACTTTATTTAACCGCGTCAGCTGAGGAAAGGGCCCAAAGGCGCTATAATCAGTTGCAGGACAAGGGCTTCGATGTTAATATCGACCGTCTTTTGGCCGAGGTCGTTGAACGCGATGAGCGTGATATGAATCGCCCGGTCGCTCCTTTGGTTCCTGCCGAGGATGCGCTGGTGATCGATACGACTGGCATAGGCATTGATGAAGTGGTTGAGCTCGCGCTCGCTCACATCAAAGAAAAATTACCTGATCTTGTTCTCTAG